From one Pseudomonas sp. B21-048 genomic stretch:
- a CDS encoding riboflavin synthase → MFTGIIESIGSIRALTPKGGDVRVYVETGKLDLSDVKLGDSIAVNGVCLTAVELPGNGFAADVSRETLDCTAMNDLKSGSPVNLEKALTPTTRLGGHLVSGHVDGVGEVVARTENARAVEFRIRAPKDLAKYIAHKGSITVDGTSLTVNAVDGAEFLLTIIPHTLSETIMASYQPGRRVNLEVDLLARYLERLLLGDKAAEPSDSSQRPGSTITESFLAQNGYLKS, encoded by the coding sequence ATGTTTACCGGCATCATCGAATCCATCGGCAGTATTCGTGCATTGACCCCAAAAGGCGGAGATGTGCGGGTTTACGTAGAAACCGGCAAGCTCGACCTGAGCGACGTAAAGCTGGGCGACAGCATTGCGGTCAACGGCGTGTGCTTGACCGCGGTTGAATTGCCGGGCAATGGCTTTGCGGCGGACGTCAGTCGCGAAACCCTCGACTGCACCGCAATGAATGACCTCAAAAGCGGCAGCCCGGTGAATCTGGAAAAAGCCCTGACCCCGACCACCCGTCTCGGCGGGCATCTGGTCAGCGGTCATGTCGATGGCGTAGGCGAAGTGGTTGCCCGCACCGAAAATGCCCGCGCCGTGGAATTTCGCATCCGTGCCCCGAAAGACCTGGCCAAGTACATTGCCCATAAAGGCTCGATCACCGTCGACGGCACCAGCCTGACCGTGAACGCGGTCGATGGCGCCGAGTTCTTGCTGACCATCATTCCGCACACCCTGAGCGAAACCATCATGGCGTCGTACCAGCCTGGTCGTCGGGTGAACCTGGAAGTCGACTTGCTGGCACGTTATCTGGAGCGCCTTCTGCTCGGCGACAAGGCCGCAGAGCCAAGCGACTCTTCGCAACGGCCTGGCAGCACCATTACTGAAAGCTTTCTGGCCCAAAACGGCTACCTCAAATCCTGA